In Flavobacterium lacustre, a genomic segment contains:
- a CDS encoding D-alanine--D-alanine ligase, with protein sequence MKNIAIIMGGYSSEYKISLISGNVVYQFLDKTKYNGFRIHIFKEKWVYVDASDKEFPIDKNDFSVTVEGNKISFDCVFNAIHGTPGEDGLMQAYFELLNIPQTACDYYQAALTFNKRDLLSVLKPYGIKTATSYYLNKGDLINTDEIVAKVGLPCFVKPNKAGSSFGISKVKTAAELPIAIEVAYQEDNEIIIESFLDGTEVSVGVINYKGTVTVLPITEIVSENDFFDYEAKYLGKSQEITPARISDEMTQKVSEIAKRAYEVLKMKGFSRSEFIIVDGEPHMLEMNTIPGLTTESLIPQQAKAAGISLEDLFTNAIELALA encoded by the coding sequence ATGAAAAACATTGCCATCATCATGGGCGGATATTCCAGCGAATATAAAATCTCACTTATCAGCGGAAACGTCGTATACCAATTTCTGGACAAAACAAAATACAACGGATTTAGAATTCATATTTTCAAAGAAAAATGGGTCTATGTAGATGCCAGTGACAAAGAATTCCCAATCGATAAAAATGATTTTTCAGTAACTGTTGAGGGTAACAAAATCAGTTTCGACTGTGTGTTCAACGCCATACACGGAACTCCCGGCGAAGACGGACTCATGCAAGCCTATTTCGAATTGCTGAATATCCCGCAAACCGCCTGCGACTATTACCAAGCCGCATTAACATTCAACAAACGCGATTTACTTTCGGTACTTAAACCCTACGGAATCAAAACCGCCACTTCCTATTACTTAAACAAAGGAGACTTAATAAATACTGATGAAATTGTTGCCAAAGTAGGATTGCCTTGTTTTGTAAAACCCAATAAAGCAGGTTCGAGCTTCGGAATTTCAAAAGTAAAAACCGCTGCCGAATTGCCAATCGCCATTGAAGTGGCTTACCAAGAAGACAACGAAATCATCATAGAAAGTTTCCTTGACGGCACCGAAGTTTCTGTAGGAGTTATCAATTACAAAGGAACCGTAACCGTTTTACCAATAACCGAAATAGTTTCCGAAAATGATTTCTTTGATTACGAAGCTAAATATTTAGGCAAATCACAGGAAATAACACCTGCGAGAATCTCAGATGAAATGACTCAAAAAGTAAGCGAAATAGCCAAACGCGCTTACGAAGTCTTAAAGATGAAAGGCTTCTCCCGCAGCGAATTCATCATCGTTGACGGCGAACCTCACATGCTCGAAATGAACACCATTCCAGGATTAACCACCGAAAGTTTGATTCCGCAACAAGCCAAAGCAGCCGGAATTTCATTAGAGGATTTGTTTACCAATGCAATCGAATTGGCTTTAGCCTAA
- the pyrE gene encoding orotate phosphoribosyltransferase → MIFNKDTAEKTAELLLQINAIKLNPRNPFTWASGWKSPIYCDNRLILSFPAIRNYVRDEFAKNIEKQFGKPDVIAGVATGAIGIGMLVAESLGLPFVYVRPEPKKHGRQNQVEGFLQKGQNVVVVEDLISTGNSSLLAVEALREAGANIKGMAAIFTYGFGVAEENFKNAHIDLFTLSNYQNLLNLAVAKKYITEEEEQTLREWSVSPSTWGK, encoded by the coding sequence ATGATTTTTAATAAAGATACAGCCGAAAAAACAGCCGAATTGCTTTTGCAAATAAATGCAATTAAATTGAATCCAAGAAATCCTTTTACATGGGCTTCTGGATGGAAATCGCCAATATATTGCGATAATAGATTAATCCTCTCATTTCCAGCTATAAGAAATTATGTCCGCGATGAGTTTGCCAAAAATATAGAAAAACAATTTGGCAAACCAGATGTTATCGCAGGAGTAGCTACCGGAGCAATAGGAATTGGGATGTTAGTAGCCGAAAGTTTAGGACTTCCGTTTGTGTATGTTCGCCCAGAACCTAAAAAACACGGAAGACAAAACCAAGTAGAAGGCTTCTTGCAAAAAGGACAAAACGTAGTCGTAGTAGAAGATTTAATCAGTACAGGGAACAGCAGTTTACTTGCCGTAGAAGCTTTAAGAGAAGCTGGAGCCAACATAAAAGGGATGGCTGCCATATTCACTTATGGTTTTGGTGTGGCCGAAGAAAACTTCAAAAATGCCCATATTGATTTGTTTACCTTAAGCAATTACCAGAATCTTTTGAACTTGGCTGTAGCCAAAAAATACATCACCGAGGAAGAAGAACAAACCTTGAGAGAATGGAGCGTAAGCCCATCGACTTGGGGGAAATAA
- the ftsH gene encoding ATP-dependent zinc metalloprotease FtsH, protein MAKDNNPNSNKFKVSPWLIYTAILLIFLFISFATGGTSLQEPAQLTSSKFNNYLEKGQIEKVIVYNKNEAEVYLTAAALKEKIHSKLAKDVFDRPNKGPHYTLEIGNDQIFQTKLEKAVAEGKLKDFNFLQKNNWSDILISLLPIIIIIAVWIFIMRKMSGGGSGGGGQIFNIGKSKAKLFDEKTDIKTTFKDVAGLEGAKEEIQEIVEFLKNPEKYTNLGGKIPKGALLVGPPGTGKTLLAKAVAGEAQVPFFSLSGSDFVEMFVGVGASRVRDLFKQAKEKSPAIIFIDEIDAVGRARGKSNMSGGNDERENTLNQLLTEMDGFGTNSNVIVLAATNRADVLDKALMRAGRFDRQIFVDLPDIRERAEIFKVHLAPLKKIEGLDTDFLAKQTPGFSGADIANVCNEAALIAARNNKTAVDKQDFLDAVDRIVGGLEKKNKIVTPEEKKAIAIHEAGHATVSWMLEHAAPLIKVTIVPRGQSLGAAWYLPEERLIVRPDQMLDEMCATMGGRAAEKVTFNRISTGALSDLEKVTKQARAMVTIYGLNDKIGNVTYYDSTGQGEYSFSKPYSEETAKVIDEEISLLIESQYQRAIEILEENKDKLNQLADILIEKEVIFKDDLEAIFGKRTFDKNLEEVVS, encoded by the coding sequence ATGGCTAAAGATAATAATCCCAATTCGAATAAATTCAAAGTAAGCCCGTGGTTAATCTATACCGCAATACTATTGATATTCTTATTCATCAGTTTTGCCACAGGAGGAACCAGTTTACAGGAACCTGCGCAATTAACCTCTTCTAAATTTAATAATTATTTAGAAAAAGGTCAAATTGAAAAAGTCATTGTTTACAACAAAAATGAAGCTGAAGTATATTTGACTGCTGCTGCTTTGAAAGAAAAAATTCATTCAAAATTAGCTAAAGACGTTTTTGACAGACCTAACAAAGGCCCACATTACACTTTAGAAATTGGTAATGATCAAATCTTTCAAACTAAATTAGAGAAAGCTGTTGCAGAAGGAAAATTAAAAGATTTCAACTTCTTACAAAAAAACAATTGGTCAGACATTCTTATTAGCTTGTTGCCTATCATTATAATAATTGCTGTTTGGATATTTATCATGAGAAAAATGTCCGGCGGTGGCAGTGGCGGTGGCGGACAGATTTTTAATATCGGAAAATCGAAGGCTAAACTTTTTGACGAAAAAACAGATATTAAAACGACTTTCAAAGATGTAGCCGGTTTAGAAGGAGCAAAAGAAGAAATTCAAGAAATTGTTGAATTCTTGAAAAATCCTGAAAAATACACCAATCTTGGAGGAAAAATTCCCAAAGGAGCCCTACTTGTAGGACCTCCTGGAACCGGAAAAACCTTATTGGCAAAAGCCGTAGCCGGCGAAGCTCAAGTCCCTTTCTTCTCTTTATCAGGATCTGATTTTGTAGAAATGTTTGTAGGAGTTGGAGCCTCTCGTGTACGTGATTTGTTTAAACAAGCCAAAGAAAAATCACCTGCAATCATTTTTATTGATGAGATTGATGCTGTAGGTAGAGCAAGAGGAAAAAGCAATATGTCAGGCGGTAATGACGAACGTGAAAACACATTAAATCAATTACTGACAGAAATGGATGGTTTTGGTACTAATTCAAATGTAATTGTGTTGGCCGCTACAAACAGAGCTGATGTTCTTGACAAAGCGTTGATGCGTGCAGGTCGTTTTGACAGACAAATATTTGTTGACTTACCAGACATTAGAGAAAGAGCCGAAATCTTTAAAGTACATCTTGCTCCTTTGAAAAAAATTGAAGGATTAGATACCGACTTTTTAGCCAAACAAACACCTGGTTTTTCAGGAGCCGATATTGCAAATGTATGTAATGAAGCTGCTTTGATTGCTGCCCGAAATAATAAAACTGCTGTTGACAAACAAGATTTCCTTGATGCTGTTGATAGAATTGTAGGCGGTTTAGAAAAGAAAAATAAAATTGTTACTCCCGAAGAAAAGAAAGCAATAGCAATTCATGAAGCGGGACATGCAACAGTTAGTTGGATGTTAGAGCATGCTGCACCTTTAATTAAAGTAACTATTGTACCCAGAGGTCAAAGCCTTGGTGCTGCTTGGTACTTACCAGAAGAGCGTTTAATTGTTCGTCCGGATCAAATGTTGGACGAAATGTGCGCTACAATGGGAGGAAGAGCTGCTGAAAAAGTAACTTTTAACAGAATTTCAACTGGTGCTTTGAGTGATTTAGAAAAAGTAACCAAACAAGCTCGTGCTATGGTTACGATTTACGGATTGAACGACAAAATAGGAAATGTCACTTATTATGACTCTACTGGTCAAGGTGAATACAGTTTCTCAAAACCTTATTCTGAAGAAACTGCAAAAGTTATTGACGAAGAAATCTCGTTACTAATTGAAAGTCAATACCAAAGAGCAATTGAAATTCTTGAAGAAAATAAAGATAAATTAAATCAATTAGCCGATATACTAATTGAAAAAGAAGTAATCTTCAAAGATGATTTAGAAGCTATATTTGGAAAAAGAACTTTTGATAAAAATCTGGAAGAAGTAGTATCATAA
- a CDS encoding DEAD/DEAH box helicase, whose amino-acid sequence MNKKHHSNNILLNLGIESLNEMQEVAQDAILNDNNVLLLSPTGSGKTLAFLLPVLEMLQPEILSVQCLILVPSRELGLQIEQVWKKMGTDYKVNVCYGGHSIDTEIKNLSNPPAVLIGTPGRIADHIDRGTFRVDKIQTLILDEFDKSLQLGFHEQMSFIIGKLTKLNKRVLVSATSDIEIPRYTRVVNPTILDFIPEHKEETNLAMKMVVSTAKDKIGSLFNLICSLKSQSAIVFCNHRDAAERISDTLNEKGIYSTYYHGGMDQDERERALIQFRNGSVSYLVTTDLAARGLDIPEMNHVIHYHLPMKEDEFTHRNGRTARMLASGTAYIIAHESEKKMEYIDYGMSVLKVDHATTLPKPPEFQTIYISGGKKTKLNKIDIVGFFSQKGKLEKGDLGLIEVKDFISFAAVKFNKVKDLLHAIKDEKMKGKKFKIEVARKVIKKEEE is encoded by the coding sequence ATGAATAAGAAACACCATTCCAACAATATACTTTTGAATTTAGGCATCGAAAGCCTGAATGAGATGCAGGAAGTAGCGCAAGACGCTATTTTAAATGACAATAATGTTTTATTGCTTTCACCAACGGGTTCCGGAAAAACACTAGCTTTTTTATTACCTGTTTTAGAAATGTTACAACCTGAAATTTTATCGGTTCAATGTTTAATTCTGGTTCCATCACGTGAATTGGGATTGCAGATTGAGCAAGTTTGGAAAAAAATGGGAACGGATTATAAAGTAAATGTGTGTTACGGCGGACATTCTATTGATACCGAAATCAAAAATTTAAGCAATCCACCGGCTGTTTTAATTGGTACTCCGGGACGAATCGCAGATCATATTGACAGAGGCACTTTTCGTGTAGATAAAATTCAAACGTTGATTCTGGATGAATTTGATAAATCATTGCAATTGGGTTTCCATGAGCAAATGTCATTTATCATTGGGAAACTAACCAAATTGAATAAACGGGTTTTAGTTTCGGCAACTTCTGATATTGAGATTCCAAGATACACGCGAGTGGTGAATCCAACCATTTTAGATTTTATTCCGGAGCATAAAGAAGAAACGAATCTTGCTATGAAAATGGTGGTTTCGACTGCAAAAGACAAGATTGGCAGTTTATTCAATTTGATTTGCTCCTTGAAATCACAATCGGCTATCGTTTTTTGTAATCATCGTGATGCTGCGGAACGTATTAGTGACACTTTAAACGAAAAAGGAATTTATTCGACCTACTATCACGGCGGAATGGATCAGGATGAAAGAGAACGCGCTTTAATTCAATTTCGAAACGGAAGTGTGAGCTATTTAGTTACCACCGATTTAGCGGCTCGTGGACTGGATATCCCGGAAATGAATCACGTTATTCATTATCATCTGCCAATGAAAGAAGATGAATTTACCCATAGAAACGGACGTACTGCTCGTATGTTAGCTTCGGGAACCGCTTATATCATTGCTCACGAAAGCGAGAAAAAAATGGAGTATATTGATTATGGAATGAGCGTTCTAAAAGTAGATCATGCTACAACATTGCCAAAACCTCCCGAATTTCAGACTATTTATATCAGTGGCGGAAAGAAAACCAAATTGAATAAAATTGATATTGTCGGGTTCTTTTCTCAAAAGGGAAAACTCGAAAAAGGGGATTTAGGTTTAATCGAAGTGAAAGATTTTATCTCGTTTGCCGCAGTGAAATTCAATAAAGTGAAAGATTTACTGCATGCCATTAAAGACGAAAAAATGAAAGGCAAAAAGTTTAAAATTGAAGTCGCCAGAAAGGTGATTAAGAAAGAGGAGGAGTAG
- a CDS encoding PASTA domain-containing protein produces MSLRKYLTSRVFFGQLLIALAIIAVLGYLFMHWLTFTTDHGHEIAVPNLSKLTEEQVEEKLDELDLDYELLDSVDFRGDYPKFTVVEQDPLPGTKVKVGRKVYIKINSSGFSSVRIPDLIEKTYREAVPTLKALGLEEGTITYVPNLGKDMVLEMRYKGRNLKVGDRVLKSSKIDLVLGDGKVSYEEQTQVDTMTVAPTEEEIPVNEQ; encoded by the coding sequence ATGAGTTTACGTAAGTATCTTACCAGCCGTGTATTTTTTGGACAATTGTTGATTGCTCTTGCTATTATTGCTGTTTTGGGTTATTTGTTTATGCATTGGTTGACGTTTACAACGGATCACGGGCATGAAATTGCGGTTCCGAATTTGAGTAAATTAACGGAGGAACAAGTAGAGGAGAAGCTGGATGAGCTGGACTTGGACTATGAATTGCTGGACAGTGTTGATTTTAGAGGGGATTACCCTAAGTTTACGGTTGTGGAGCAAGATCCTTTGCCGGGTACGAAAGTGAAAGTAGGCAGAAAAGTATATATAAAAATTAATTCATCGGGGTTTTCGTCTGTGCGAATTCCTGATTTGATTGAAAAAACATATCGTGAAGCGGTGCCAACCCTTAAAGCGTTGGGACTTGAAGAAGGAACGATTACGTATGTGCCCAATCTTGGAAAAGATATGGTGCTGGAAATGCGTTACAAAGGCCGAAACCTAAAAGTAGGCGACAGAGTACTGAAATCATCTAAGATTGATTTGGTTTTGGGCGATGGAAAAGTGAGTTATGAAGAGCAAACCCAAGTCGATACTATGACGGTAGCTCCAACAGAAGAAGAAATACCAGTAAATGAACAATAA
- a CDS encoding NUDIX hydrolase — MYKVFVNDKPLFLTNQISKETDFQIFLLESIDIKQVIVKIFQNKIQKACLYHPDEKEIMKTLKAKIPVCKAGGGLVYNKKGEVLFIFRNGKWDLPKGGIEKGEEIEATAMREVEEETGVDLLTITNKLQKTYHVFKRNGKYKLKITHWFEMQSTFEGTPQGQLEEGIEKVAWIKPSDIPEALKNSYENIKLLFEDKKLPV, encoded by the coding sequence ATGTATAAAGTTTTTGTTAACGACAAACCACTTTTTTTGACAAATCAAATCTCTAAAGAGACCGATTTTCAGATATTTTTGCTGGAAAGCATTGATATAAAACAAGTTATAGTAAAAATATTTCAAAATAAAATTCAAAAAGCGTGTCTTTATCATCCCGATGAAAAGGAGATTATGAAAACTTTGAAAGCAAAAATCCCGGTTTGCAAAGCAGGAGGCGGTTTGGTTTATAATAAAAAAGGCGAGGTTTTATTCATTTTTAGAAACGGAAAGTGGGATTTACCCAAAGGCGGAATAGAAAAGGGAGAAGAAATTGAAGCTACTGCCATGCGAGAAGTAGAGGAGGAAACAGGAGTGGATTTGTTGACAATTACCAATAAACTTCAAAAAACCTATCATGTTTTTAAACGCAACGGAAAATATAAATTAAAAATTACTCATTGGTTTGAGATGCAATCTACTTTTGAAGGTACGCCTCAAGGCCAATTGGAAGAAGGAATTGAGAAAGTAGCCTGGATTAAACCAAGTGATATTCCGGAAGCCTTAAAAAATTCCTATGAGAATATAAAATTATTGTTTGAAGATAAAAAGCTCCCAGTATAG
- a CDS encoding biotin--[acetyl-CoA-carboxylase] ligase, with protein MQLIKLDAIDSTNEFLKGLSNKQNLENFTVVTAESQTKGKGQMGSVWSSEAGKNLIMSVLVKGFLFDINQIFTLNIAISLAVIETLESINIPDLSIKWPNDIMSYNKKIGGILIENSIKGEDTITSIVGLGLNVNQTNFENLPKASSLAVIANTTFDKGVLLKMIIKNLELKLQQWNQFSEMFWSHYTDRLFKKGVPMPFSDQNNINFMGIIQGVSTIGKLQVLLEDDSIAEFDIKEIQMLY; from the coding sequence ATGCAACTAATCAAACTCGATGCCATAGATTCTACTAATGAGTTTCTAAAAGGGTTATCGAACAAACAAAACCTCGAAAACTTTACTGTTGTAACTGCCGAAAGCCAGACCAAAGGAAAGGGGCAAATGGGTTCTGTATGGAGTTCTGAAGCTGGTAAAAATCTAATAATGAGTGTTTTGGTTAAGGGTTTTTTATTTGATATTAATCAGATTTTTACGCTCAATATTGCCATTTCTCTTGCAGTTATAGAGACGCTGGAGTCAATTAATATTCCTGATTTAAGTATAAAATGGCCTAACGACATAATGTCATATAATAAGAAAATCGGAGGGATTTTGATTGAAAATAGCATTAAAGGCGAAGATACAATCACTTCTATTGTCGGTTTAGGGTTGAATGTCAATCAAACTAATTTTGAGAATTTGCCCAAAGCTTCTTCTTTGGCAGTAATTGCGAACACCACATTTGATAAAGGTGTACTTTTAAAAATGATTATTAAGAATCTGGAATTGAAGTTGCAGCAATGGAATCAATTTTCAGAAATGTTTTGGAGTCATTATACAGATCGGTTATTCAAAAAAGGAGTTCCAATGCCTTTCTCAGATCAAAACAACATCAATTTTATGGGAATTATTCAAGGTGTTTCTACCATTGGGAAACTTCAAGTCCTTTTAGAAGATGACAGTATTGCGGAGTTTGATATAAAGGAAATTCAGATGTTATACTAA
- a CDS encoding PhnA domain-containing protein, with protein sequence MSLDRELNKRSGGQCELCAATENLKEYIVLPTKKGGLDESIFACSTCIDQIENPDKVDLNHWRCLNDSMWSEQTPVQVVAWRMLSRLRAAGWPQELLDMMYLDEDTLTWAQATGEGEDDENKVIHRDSNGVILEHGDSVVLIKDLKVKGSSMVAKQGTAVRNIRLDHENAEYIEGKVDGQQIVIITQYVKKI encoded by the coding sequence ATGAGTTTAGATAGAGAATTAAACAAACGAAGTGGCGGTCAATGTGAATTGTGTGCTGCTACCGAAAACCTAAAAGAATATATCGTTTTACCTACCAAAAAAGGCGGACTGGACGAAAGCATTTTTGCTTGCAGTACGTGTATTGACCAAATCGAGAATCCGGACAAAGTTGATTTGAACCACTGGAGATGTTTGAACGACAGCATGTGGAGCGAACAAACTCCGGTTCAAGTAGTCGCTTGGAGAATGTTAAGCCGTTTACGTGCAGCAGGATGGCCGCAAGAATTGTTAGACATGATGTATTTAGACGAAGACACTTTAACATGGGCGCAAGCAACCGGTGAAGGAGAAGATGATGAGAACAAAGTGATTCACCGCGACAGTAACGGCGTAATTTTAGAACACGGAGATTCAGTCGTTTTAATCAAAGATTTGAAAGTAAAAGGATCAAGCATGGTAGCCAAACAAGGTACTGCAGTGCGCAATATCAGACTAGACCACGAAAATGCCGAATACATCGAAGGAAAAGTAGATGGTCAACAAATTGTAATCATCACACAATACGTGAAGAAAATATAA
- the coaD gene encoding pantetheine-phosphate adenylyltransferase — protein sequence MRKAIFPGSFDPITLGHEDIIKRGISLFDEIVIAIGVNAEKKYMFSLEERKRFIEETFKDEPKIKVITYEGLTIDLCHKIDANFILRGLRNPADFEFEKAIAHTNRRLSKIETVFLLTAARTSYISSSIVRDVIRNHGEYEMLVPEAVRVK from the coding sequence ATGAGAAAAGCCATTTTTCCGGGTTCCTTTGACCCCATCACTTTAGGACATGAAGACATCATCAAAAGAGGCATTTCCCTGTTTGACGAAATAGTAATTGCCATCGGTGTCAATGCCGAAAAGAAATACATGTTTTCATTAGAAGAAAGAAAACGCTTCATCGAAGAAACATTCAAAGATGAACCCAAAATAAAAGTCATCACTTACGAAGGACTAACGATTGATTTATGCCATAAAATAGATGCAAACTTTATTCTGCGTGGCTTGCGCAATCCCGCCGACTTCGAATTCGAAAAAGCCATTGCACACACCAATCGCCGTTTGTCAAAAATAGAAACTGTCTTTTTATTAACAGCTGCGAGAACCTCTTACATCAGTTCCAGCATCGTGAGAGACGTCATCCGCAACCATGGCGAATATGAAATGTTAGTCCCCGAAGCCGTTAGAGTAAAATAA
- a CDS encoding M14 family metallopeptidase, whose amino-acid sequence MRFFTFLFLVFSIHSFAQKDTKYDTFFEKGNGNQSANYRETIKYYQLLAHDFATIEIQEMGLTDSGEPLHIVIFNAEKEFDFEKIKKTKAVILINNGIHAGEPDGIDATMQLYRDLALGKVKAPKNTVIVCIPVYNIGGALNRNSTTRANQDGPEEYGFRGNARNYDLNRDFIKSDTRNTKSFVAIFQKINADILIDNHVSNGSDYQYKLTYIMTQHNKLGTVLGDFMNTEMMPEIVHNLQKKNIETTPYVNSFEDTPDKGFGQFFDSPRFATGYTSLFNTIGFVVETHMLKKYAERVKVTYEYMRSAIDFTDANYQKIKQLRLKNEEQYQPQKSYTIKWEIDTTKTTTFPFLGYEAGYKKSEATTGNRLFYDRTNPFKKDIPYIKEFKSAKEIIIPNYYIISKGFWPVIELLKSNNIICNTLKKDTLIEVESYKIADFKTTNSAYEGHYLHRNTTVTSNLQKVAFAKGDYIISTQQKGVKYVLETLEPEAVDSFFNWNFFDTMLQQKEGYSDYVFEDTAAQILKENTNLKAEFETKKQTDISFSTNPEAQLDWIYKHSVYYEKAHLQYPIYRILK is encoded by the coding sequence ATGAGATTTTTCACATTCCTTTTTTTAGTATTCTCAATCCATTCCTTTGCACAAAAAGACACTAAATACGATACTTTTTTTGAAAAAGGCAACGGAAACCAATCGGCCAATTATCGAGAAACCATCAAATATTACCAACTCCTGGCTCATGATTTTGCCACAATCGAAATACAGGAAATGGGATTAACCGACAGTGGTGAACCGTTACATATAGTTATTTTCAACGCTGAAAAGGAATTTGATTTTGAAAAAATTAAGAAAACTAAAGCAGTCATTCTCATCAACAATGGCATACATGCAGGAGAACCTGACGGAATTGACGCAACTATGCAGTTGTATCGGGATTTAGCTTTAGGCAAAGTAAAAGCACCTAAAAACACCGTTATTGTTTGTATTCCGGTATACAATATCGGTGGCGCTCTAAACCGAAACTCAACTACAAGAGCCAATCAGGACGGACCGGAAGAATATGGCTTTCGTGGTAATGCCAGAAACTATGATTTGAATCGGGATTTCATTAAATCAGACACACGAAACACGAAGAGTTTTGTGGCAATTTTTCAAAAAATAAATGCTGATATTCTTATTGACAACCATGTAAGTAACGGCTCTGATTACCAATACAAACTGACGTATATTATGACCCAACACAACAAATTGGGTACCGTCTTGGGTGATTTTATGAACACGGAAATGATGCCTGAAATAGTCCATAATTTACAAAAAAAGAATATCGAAACCACTCCTTATGTCAACTCTTTTGAGGATACTCCCGACAAAGGTTTTGGTCAATTTTTTGACAGCCCAAGATTTGCGACCGGTTATACTTCCTTATTCAACACCATCGGATTTGTGGTAGAAACTCATATGCTCAAGAAATATGCAGAGCGCGTCAAAGTGACATACGAATACATGCGTTCCGCAATTGATTTTACCGATGCTAATTATCAAAAAATAAAACAACTGCGTTTAAAAAATGAGGAACAATACCAACCTCAAAAATCATACACCATCAAATGGGAAATAGATACTACAAAAACAACTACTTTTCCGTTTTTGGGCTATGAAGCCGGTTATAAAAAGAGCGAAGCAACTACGGGAAATCGATTGTTTTATGACCGGACAAATCCATTCAAAAAAGACATCCCTTATATCAAAGAATTCAAGTCGGCAAAAGAAATTATTATTCCAAACTACTATATAATTTCAAAAGGATTCTGGCCAGTTATTGAGCTGTTAAAAAGCAATAACATCATTTGTAATACCTTAAAAAAAGACACCCTGATTGAAGTGGAAAGCTATAAAATTGCAGATTTTAAAACAACTAATTCCGCTTACGAAGGACACTATTTACACCGCAATACTACCGTAACATCCAACCTACAAAAAGTGGCTTTCGCAAAAGGAGACTACATCATTTCAACGCAACAAAAAGGAGTAAAATATGTATTGGAAACATTAGAACCCGAAGCGGTAGATTCTTTTTTTAATTGGAATTTTTTCGACACAATGCTGCAACAAAAAGAAGGTTATTCTGATTATGTTTTTGAAGATACAGCTGCACAAATTTTAAAAGAAAACACAAATTTAAAAGCAGAATTCGAAACTAAAAAACAAACCGACATTTCGTTTAGCACCAATCCCGAAGCGCAATTAGACTGGATTTACAAGCATTCTGTTTACTATGAAAAGGCTCATTTACAATATCCAATCTATCGCATTTTGAAATAA
- the rsfS gene encoding ribosome silencing factor: MAKKTINNDVLLANIIKGIEEVKGNDIDILDLREIDTAVCDYFVICNGNSNTQVNAIVNSIQKTVSKELKDKPWHVEGTDNAEWVLMDYVNIVVHVFQKHIREYYNIESLWGDAKITTIENKY, from the coding sequence ATGGCGAAAAAGACTATAAATAATGATGTGCTATTGGCAAATATCATCAAAGGAATCGAGGAAGTAAAAGGAAATGATATTGACATTCTGGATTTAAGAGAAATAGACACCGCTGTTTGCGACTATTTCGTCATCTGCAACGGAAATTCGAATACACAAGTTAACGCAATTGTTAACTCCATCCAAAAAACAGTTTCAAAAGAGTTAAAAGACAAGCCTTGGCATGTTGAAGGTACTGATAATGCCGAATGGGTATTAATGGACTATGTAAATATTGTGGTTCATGTGTTTCAAAAACACATTCGTGAATATTACAATATTGAAAGTCTTTGGGGTGATGCAAAAATTACTACAATTGAAAACAAATACTAA
- a CDS encoding SRPBCC family protein produces MNLESPKVTVEKSAQELFDLLSDVKNFEKLMPENIAKFEVIGDDAFIFGLKGMPEIKLKMKEKTAPNKIVLGAASDKLPFTLVANIDSVSANSSAVKLDFEGDFNPMMAMMIKGPISKFIETLAVNMTKL; encoded by the coding sequence ATGAACCTAGAAAGCCCAAAAGTTACTGTCGAAAAATCTGCACAAGAATTATTTGATTTATTGAGCGACGTAAAAAATTTCGAAAAATTAATGCCTGAAAATATTGCTAAATTTGAGGTTATTGGTGACGATGCTTTTATTTTTGGATTAAAAGGGATGCCTGAAATCAAATTGAAGATGAAAGAAAAAACAGCTCCAAACAAAATTGTCTTAGGTGCTGCAAGCGATAAACTTCCTTTTACTTTGGTGGCAAATATTGATAGCGTTTCTGCAAATTCAAGTGCCGTAAAATTAGATTTTGAAGGTGATTTTAACCCAATGATGGCCATGATGATAAAAGGCCCAATAAGTAAATTTATAGAAACTTTGGCTGTGAATATGACCAAATTATAG